CCGCGCGAATCATCGTGAGCCTCAAGTACCACCTCGGCGACATGACCCCGCAGCAGATGGTTGACTTCCTGGTCGAGCGCGTCGGTCACGAGAAGAGCGGGGCCACCGCCGAGGTCCGCCGCTACATCGGCGGCCATTACTCACCCCTGTACCAGTGCGGCTACATGATCGGCGGCCTCCAGCTGCGGTCGCTCTACCGCGAGCTGGTCGAGTCGGGCCAGCTGACGGACAAGCAGTTCAACGACGCGGTGCTGCTGGAGAACTCCATCCCAATCGAGTTGATCCGCGCGAGCCTCAAGGGCGAGAGCCTGCCGAAGGATTGGACGCCCGCGTGGAGGTTCGCGGAGAGTGGTCAGTAGGGGCGGATGACCTTGAGCCTGGGAACAGTGGCGAAGTGCCGATCATTGAGGGTGGCCACTGGCAGTCGCAGTCGGAGCGCCGTCGCTGCAATCAGGCAATCCGCCCAGCCGATGCCGGCACGCCGCTGGTGAGTGGTGAAAAGTGAGAGTGCGACCGTGAAGTCCGCATCCCGAACTGCGAGCCGGCGCAGAGTTGTGATCATCCGTTGAGTCAGCAGAATATCAGCGGGGGATTTCACTCCGTCGTAGAGCTCAAAGCTCACACCGGGGTGGATGGCAGCACGTGCGGAGGATGCCAGCGGAGAAGTGAACGCGCTCGCTGCCCCGAGCCCGCGTCTGAGGTCCACGAGGACGCTGGTGTCGAAGATGATCAGCTCAGCCACGCGGCGTCCCGCGTGAGGCCCGGCTTCGGATTTCACGAGCGATATCGGCCGAGGAGCGGCCTTTCCACTCCGGCTTGTCCTTCCACATCCCGAAGGACTGCAGGAACAGCTCGAGCCGCTGCTTCCCCGTCATGCGCTTGCTGGCGTTGAGTTTTTTCGCGGCCTTTGACGTTCGGCACTTTCTAGGACCCCCCAACCCGCTGCGAGCCTTCTTTGGTGTCGTTGCTCGACGGCTCCGAACCTGGATCTCGACAGTGTCACCCTCCTGGAGCGTGGCCCCCTCCTCCGGGATAATGACCCCGTTCCGGTATGTGCCCCTGAAGGTCATGCTCGCCATTGTAGCGATCCCGCCAAAAACAGGGCCGCCGGGGCTTGTGTCCCCGGCGGCTCGTGTACCTTCCTGGAGCCTCACCGCGTCTTGCTATCCCCCCGCGCGAAGATGCTCGCCACGTAGTTCAGCACGTCCGTCGCGCTCTGCTCGCTGTAGCCAAACTGCTTGATCAGCCGCTGCTTCACCACGTCGATCTTCGCCTGCGTCTCGTCGTCCACGACGCTCGACACGAGGTTCTTGAGCTTGATGGTGTCGCGCTGGTCCTCGAACAGCTTGAGCTCCAGCGCCCGGTACAGCCGCGCGTTGGTGTTGTACTCGAACTTCTTGCCGTCGAGCGCGAGGGCGCCGATGTAGTTCATGATCTCCTGGCGGAAGTCGTCCTTGCGGCTCTCGGGGATCTCGATCTTCTCCTCGATCGACCGCATGAGCCGCTCGTCGGGCTCCTCGTCGCGCCCGGTGTACTTGTTCCGCACCCGCTCCTTCTGCGTGTAGGCGCGGACGCTCTCGATGTAGTTGGCCGCGAGCCGGCGGATGGAATCCTCGTCGGCGCTGATCGCCCGCTGGATCTCGCCCTTGATGATGTCCTCGTACTCCTCCTTGACGATGGACAGCAGCTCGCGGTACTGCTTCTTCAGGTTCTCGTCGCTGATCAGCGAGTGGTGGCTCAGACCCTCCTCCAGCTCGTTGAGCACCATGAAGGGGTTGATCCCCTTCTCCTCCACCGCCTGGCGGCTCACCAGGGCGTTGCTGATCTTGTCCTGGATATACCGCGGCGAGATGCCGTTCATCCCCTCGCGCGGCGCCTCCTCCTTCAGTTCCCGCACGCTGTCCTCGGTGAAGCCGGGGATGCTCTTCCCGTCGTACAGCTTCATCTTCTGCAGCAGCGTGAGGCCAGCCTTCTTGGGCTCCTCCAGGCGCGTCAGCACCGCCCACATCGCGGCCACCTCCAGGGTGTGCGGCGCCACGTGGATGTTCCTGATCCGCTCTGGCCCAAAGTCCTTCTGGTAGATGCGGACCTCATCGCTCAGGCGGATGTTGTACGGGATATCGATCTTGATCGTGCGGTCGCGGAACGCCTCCATCATCTCGTTGGACTGGAGCCGCTTGTACTCCGGCTCGTTGGTGTGCCCGAGGATGACCTCGTCGATGTAGGTCTGCGCGAACTTCTTGGGCTTGATCGTGTGCTCCTGCGAAGCCCCCAGCAGGTCGTACAGGAACGCCACGTCGAGCTTGAGCACCTCAATGAACTCGCAGATGCCGCGGTTGGCGATGTTCAGCTCGCCGTCGAAGTTGAACGCCCGCGGGTCGCTGTCCGACCCGTACTGGGCAATCTTGCGGTAGTTGATGTCGCCCGTCAGCTCGGTCGAGTCCTGGTTCTTCTCGTCCTTGGGCTGGAACGTGCCGATGCCCACGCGGTCCTTCTCGCTGAGGATGATCCGCCGCACCTTGACGTGGTCCATCACCTTCTTGAAGTCGCCCTCGTAGAAGGCCATCAGGTCCTCGAAGACCTTGCGGCAGAAGGGGTCGGGCTCGCCGTTCACCTTCAGCCGCCCGTTGTGGTTCTTGTTGCGGAAGTTCGCGTTCAGCTTCGCCAGCACGTCCTCCCGCGCCTCCCGCGGGATGAGCACCAGCGGGTCCTCGTGCATCGGGCACGCGAACTCGTGCGTCTTCGCGGCCTCCCGCGCGCTCGCGCTCTTGACCGCCGACACCTCGCAGTTCTCATCCAGCAGCCACGAGAAGCTGTACAGGGCCCCGTCCGGCGTGCGGCTGTAGGCCTCGATGCCCTTCTTCAGCAGCCGCGCGATCGTCGACTTGCTCGACCCCACCGGCCCGTGCAGCAGCAGGATCCGCTTGTCCGTGCCGTAGCCCTCGGCCGCGGACCGCATGAAGTCCACCAGCTGCATCAGAGCGAAGTCCAGCCCGAAGATCGCGTCCGCCCCGTTGTCGAAGGGGTCGCTGAAGAAGTTGTACCGCGTCACTTCCTTCTTGAAGACCTTGTACTTCTCGCTCCCATGGCTGAGCACGGCGTCGTACAGCCGCTGGTACGCGTTCCGCACCACCGCCGGATTCTGCGCGCAGATCTCCAGGTAATCCCAGAACGACCCCGTCCAGTGGTGGTCCTGAAAGCGGCGGCGGTCCAGCTTGGACTCGATCGCCGAGATCAGGTCGCGGCTGGCCACCGCCCCGTCCTTGACGGTGGCGCCGGCTCGCTGAAGGTCACGCGAAGAAACGTCCCGGGACGCACCCGACTGTGAGCGGAACTC
The nucleotide sequence above comes from Phycisphaerales bacterium. Encoded proteins:
- a CDS encoding antitoxin AF2212-like protein encodes the protein MTFRGTYRNGVIIPEEGATLQEGDTVEIQVRSRRATTPKKARSGLGGPRKCRTSKAAKKLNASKRMTGKQRLELFLQSFGMWKDKPEWKGRSSADIAREIRSRASRGTPRG
- a CDS encoding PIN domain-containing protein — encoded protein: MAELIIFDTSVLVDLRRGLGAASAFTSPLASSARAAIHPGVSFELYDGVKSPADILLTQRMITTLRRLAVRDADFTVALSLFTTHQRRAGIGWADCLIAATALRLRLPVATLNDRHFATVPRLKVIRPY